The following is a genomic window from Crocinitomicaceae bacterium.
TGCGGAATATTCATACGAATTGGATTCTTCTTGTGTGGAAATATATTCACAACTGATTGGATTTCCAATGGAAAGATTATATGCTGTTCCAAGTGAATCAAGATAAGTTCCGGAAAAGGAGCAGAGGTTGCATGATGATTCAAAATGCTGAAATACCGGACGAAAAAATCCGTTGGTGCTACCTAATCCTTCTACCCAAATATCAGGCACAAAACCTGAAAAATAAAACGTACGTCTGTTAACACCAAGAATATTTGAGTAACCAATACTATCTATTATTTGAGGTATAGAGCTATCAAAATAAGCTGTATCTCCCGCATTCAGTGTAAAGTCATACATTAGATAGGGAATACTGGACATGAAACCTCCCCCAGTGCCAAAAGAAAAATTTGAATAACCAAGATAATATACCTTGCCGCTGTCTGCCCTCACGCAACCTCGGTCAATACCGAACTG
Proteins encoded in this region:
- a CDS encoding T9SS type A sorting domain-containing protein, with the protein product MKNLLTAITLWSFCHLSNAQSDTLFPNISAKWIVGASSWDGSGSISSFYKCTMLNDTIDTLGFFWHSMTDQFGIDRGCVRADSGKVYYLGYSNFSFGTGGGFMSSIPYLMYDFTLNAGDTAYFDSSIPQIIDSIGYSNILGVNRRTFYFSGFVPDIWVEGLGSTNGFFRPVFQHFESSCNLCSFSGTYLDSLGTAYNLSIGNPISCEYISTQEESNSYEYSATQFNITIKTNIESALSIFEVQGRMLNQFQLVQGENVIVTDDLQPGIYFLNLGEMQTITYIKY